One Ignavibacteriota bacterium DNA window includes the following coding sequences:
- a CDS encoding PEGA domain-containing protein has translation MKQFVVFGWLFFVLMVQTSAQETSWLSVTNDTGTINVYVDSVLLGETPLDSVSLISGTHVLRFVQPGTRSWYQIPVVETVSVAGGEHLKRTVVQPPSPIYQSRMLIHPLENVNSDSGSIVPRHALANGLPSNNLPLYLTSSAAIVSGAVAAFFKIKADNLYDEFERTGDQSALDKVKTYDTVSGIALGVCEINLGLLTYFLLSK, from the coding sequence ATGAAGCAGTTTGTAGTTTTTGGCTGGCTGTTTTTCGTGTTGATGGTTCAAACATCAGCACAAGAAACAAGTTGGTTATCGGTAACAAACGATACAGGAACAATCAATGTGTATGTTGATTCTGTTTTGCTTGGTGAAACGCCGCTTGATTCTGTTTCGCTCATTTCAGGAACGCACGTGTTGAGATTTGTTCAGCCCGGAACAAGAAGTTGGTATCAGATTCCTGTTGTTGAAACGGTGAGCGTCGCGGGCGGTGAACATCTGAAACGAACCGTTGTTCAACCTCCTTCGCCGATATATCAGAGCAGGATGTTGATTCATCCACTTGAAAACGTTAACAGCGATTCCGGTTCGATTGTACCAAGACACGCGCTTGCGAACGGATTACCATCGAATAATTTGCCGCTGTATCTTACTTCATCTGCCGCAATAGTTTCCGGCGCGGTCGCGGCGTTTTTTAAAATCAAGGCAGACAATCTTTACGATGAATTTGAACGGACGGGGGACCAAAGCGCACTTGATAAGGTGAAAACGTATGACACGGTTTCGGGAATCGCGCTCGGTGTGTGTGAAATAAATCTTGGCTTGCTGACGTACTTTTTACTCTCAAAGTAG
- a CDS encoding PQQ-binding-like beta-propeller repeat protein: MVTQIDKMKILSRTRARLHPRWIVSSKKIRLIFLLFIFYFLLFQGCNYLRLPETQKVSERNWAQYGGVKERTNVSSFSLTPPLEVAWMYDAAAGFSEYPVSVADSFVFLGTLQGELHVIHLRTGKSVGSVDFDKALIGTPVVDGEMVYIAIANTEESLQAYDLVKGKVVWKAKLGGIETSPLLINNKLYVTTLNGYTYCIEKNSGAVVWKFLLPLFERSAFIHSSPASDGNVLVFGCDDGSVFCLSLEDGKLLWRTETGKSIFASPSVSDGKVFFGSQDEFFYALNINDGTVAWKQHLGAKIFSSQAVDETRMYVGTSGGEIFCLEKTSGKIVWKERVQSAISCAPLVSGKVVYVGSLDKNLYAFDATNGTRLWNYVAEGRIKSMPVIFGDYLILPLDNRMVVGLKSEER; the protein is encoded by the coding sequence ATGGTTACACAAATTGATAAGATGAAAATACTCTCGCGTACCCGCGCTCGCCTGCACCCGCGCTGGATAGTTTCATCGAAGAAGATACGATTGATATTTTTACTTTTTATTTTTTACTTTTTACTTTTTCAGGGTTGTAATTATCTCCGATTGCCCGAAACACAGAAAGTAAGCGAGAGGAATTGGGCGCAGTACGGAGGGGTGAAAGAGCGGACGAATGTTTCTTCGTTTTCACTTACGCCGCCGCTTGAAGTGGCTTGGATGTATGATGCCGCCGCGGGATTCAGTGAGTACCCGGTTTCGGTTGCCGATAGTTTTGTGTTTCTCGGTACGCTTCAGGGGGAGTTGCATGTTATTCATCTGCGAACGGGGAAGTCGGTCGGCTCGGTGGATTTTGACAAAGCGCTTATCGGAACGCCTGTTGTTGATGGCGAGATGGTGTATATCGCGATTGCAAACACAGAAGAAAGTCTTCAGGCGTATGACCTTGTGAAAGGAAAAGTTGTGTGGAAAGCAAAACTCGGTGGCATCGAAACGTCACCATTGCTTATCAATAATAAACTGTATGTGACCACATTAAACGGTTACACATATTGCATTGAGAAAAACTCCGGTGCGGTTGTGTGGAAGTTCCTCCTTCCGTTGTTCGAGCGGTCGGCGTTCATTCATTCCTCGCCTGCAAGCGACGGGAACGTGCTTGTGTTCGGTTGCGATGACGGCTCAGTCTTTTGTCTTTCACTCGAAGATGGAAAATTATTGTGGCGGACGGAAACAGGGAAAAGTATTTTCGCTTCGCCATCAGTCAGCGATGGGAAAGTGTTTTTCGGTTCTCAGGATGAATTCTTCTACGCATTGAATATCAACGACGGAACGGTTGCATGGAAGCAACATCTTGGCGCGAAAATATTTTCCTCACAGGCGGTTGATGAAACGCGAATGTATGTTGGTACGAGCGGAGGAGAAATATTTTGCCTTGAGAAAACATCGGGCAAGATTGTTTGGAAGGAACGAGTTCAAAGCGCAATCAGTTGTGCACCGTTGGTTTCGGGAAAAGTTGTCTATGTCGGTTCGCTCGATAAAAATCTCTACGCTTTCGATGCAACAAACGGTACGCGGTTGTGGAATTACGTTGCTGAGGGACGAATCAAATCCATGCCGGTAATTTTTGGAGACTATTTGATATTGCCGCTCGATAACAGGATGGTGGTTGGATTGAAGTCGGAGGAACGATGA